Proteins from a genomic interval of Zingiber officinale cultivar Zhangliang chromosome 1B, Zo_v1.1, whole genome shotgun sequence:
- the LOC121975260 gene encoding splicing factor U2af large subunit A-like isoform X4 yields MFPLAAGQIPTFPMMPVQAMTQQATRHARRVYVGGLPPSANEQSVAIFFSQVMFAIGGNTAGPGDAVVNVYINHEKKFAFVEMRSVEEASNAMALDGIIFEGAPVKVRRPSDYNPSLAAALGPSQPNPNLNLAAVGLTPGSAGGLEGPDRIFVGGLPYYFTEVQVRELLESFGPLRGFDLVKDRETGNSKGYAFCVYQDLSVTDIACAALNGIKMGDKTLTVRRANQGTVQPRPEHESVLLQAQQQVALQKLVYQVGSLPTKVICLTHVLAPDELGNDDEYEYIMEDMRVEGGKYGKLVNVVIPRPGQNGEPTPGVGKVFLEYEDVDGSAKARQGLHGRKFGENQVAAVFYSENKFAEGNYDD; encoded by the exons ATGTTTCCTTTGGCAGCTGGACAG ATTCCAACTTTCCCTATGATGCCAGTGCAAGCCATGACTCAGCAG GCTACTCGTCATGCTCGCCGTGTATATGTTGGAGGCCTTCCTCCATCTGCTAATGAGCAG TCAGTTGCAATTTTCTTTAGCCAGGTTATGTTTGCTATTGGAGGGAACACAGCTGGTCCAG GTGATGCCGTTGTCAATGTGTATATCAACCACGAGAAGAAATTTGCATTTGTAGAAATGAGGTCTGTTGAAGAAGCGAGCAATGCAATGGCATTGGATGGCATTATTTTTGAG GGTGCCCCAGTGAAGGTCAGAAGGCCAAGTGATTATAACCCTTCCCTTGCAGCTGCACTTGGTCCAAGCCAACCTAATCCTAATCTTAATCTTGCTGCAGTAGGACTGACACCTGGCTCTGCTGGTGGACTTGAGGGACCTGATCGCATTTTTGTAGGAGGACTTCCATACTATTTCACGGAAGTGCAAGTTAGAGAATTGCTTGAGTCCTTTGGGCCTCTCCGTGGTTTTGATCTTGTGAAGGACAGGGAAACTGGCAATTCAAAAGGATATGCATTCTGTGTCTACCAAGACTTATCTGTCACTGATATTGCATGTGCAGCTCTTAATGGTATCAAAATGGGTGATAAAACCCTTACTGTAAGGCGTGCTAACCAAGGTACTGTGCAGCCAAGACCAGAACACGAAAGTGTACTGCTACAAGCACAACAACAAGTGGCATTGCAG AAACTTGTTTACCAGGTTGGATCTCTTCCTACAAAGGTGATATGCTTAACTCATGTGCTTGCTCCAGATGAACTTGGAAACGACGATGAATATGAATACATAATGGAAGACATGAGGGTAGAAGGTGGAAAATACg GTAAGTTGGTCAACGTTGTAATCCCACGTCCTGGACAAAATGGAGAACCAACCCCTGGCGTTGGAAAG GTATTTTTGGAGTATGAGGATGTTGATGGGTCTGCCAAAGCCAGGCAAGGATTGCATGGAAGAAAATTTGGGGAAAATCAAGTTGCCGCAGTCTTTTATTCCGAGAACAAGTTTGCCGAAGGTAACTATGATGACTAA
- the LOC121975260 gene encoding splicing factor U2af large subunit A-like isoform X3, producing the protein MVETQFLYTGQLSGATPVIPGIFPNMFPLAAGQIPTFPMMPVQAMTQQATRHARRVYVGGLPPSANEQSVAIFFSQVMFAIGGNTAGPGDAVVNVYINHEKKFAFVEMRSVEEASNAMALDGIIFEGAPVKVRRPSDYNPSLAAALGPSQPNPNLNLAAVGLTPGSAGGLEGPDRIFVGGLPYYFTEVQVRELLESFGPLRGFDLVKDRETGNSKGYAFCVYQDLSVTDIACAALNGIKMGDKTLTVRRANQGTVQPRPEHESVLLQAQQQVALQKLVYQVGSLPTKVICLTHVLAPDELGNDDEYEYIMEDMRVEGGKYGKLVNVVIPRPGQNGEPTPGVGKVFLEYEDVDGSAKARQGLHGRKFGENQVAAVFYSENKFAEGNYDD; encoded by the exons ATGGTAGAAACTCAGTTTCTCTACACAGGTCAACTCTCTGGAGCCACTCCAGTCATTCCTGGAATCTTCCCAAACATGTTTCCTTTGGCAGCTGGACAG ATTCCAACTTTCCCTATGATGCCAGTGCAAGCCATGACTCAGCAG GCTACTCGTCATGCTCGCCGTGTATATGTTGGAGGCCTTCCTCCATCTGCTAATGAGCAG TCAGTTGCAATTTTCTTTAGCCAGGTTATGTTTGCTATTGGAGGGAACACAGCTGGTCCAG GTGATGCCGTTGTCAATGTGTATATCAACCACGAGAAGAAATTTGCATTTGTAGAAATGAGGTCTGTTGAAGAAGCGAGCAATGCAATGGCATTGGATGGCATTATTTTTGAG GGTGCCCCAGTGAAGGTCAGAAGGCCAAGTGATTATAACCCTTCCCTTGCAGCTGCACTTGGTCCAAGCCAACCTAATCCTAATCTTAATCTTGCTGCAGTAGGACTGACACCTGGCTCTGCTGGTGGACTTGAGGGACCTGATCGCATTTTTGTAGGAGGACTTCCATACTATTTCACGGAAGTGCAAGTTAGAGAATTGCTTGAGTCCTTTGGGCCTCTCCGTGGTTTTGATCTTGTGAAGGACAGGGAAACTGGCAATTCAAAAGGATATGCATTCTGTGTCTACCAAGACTTATCTGTCACTGATATTGCATGTGCAGCTCTTAATGGTATCAAAATGGGTGATAAAACCCTTACTGTAAGGCGTGCTAACCAAGGTACTGTGCAGCCAAGACCAGAACACGAAAGTGTACTGCTACAAGCACAACAACAAGTGGCATTGCAG AAACTTGTTTACCAGGTTGGATCTCTTCCTACAAAGGTGATATGCTTAACTCATGTGCTTGCTCCAGATGAACTTGGAAACGACGATGAATATGAATACATAATGGAAGACATGAGGGTAGAAGGTGGAAAATACg GTAAGTTGGTCAACGTTGTAATCCCACGTCCTGGACAAAATGGAGAACCAACCCCTGGCGTTGGAAAG GTATTTTTGGAGTATGAGGATGTTGATGGGTCTGCCAAAGCCAGGCAAGGATTGCATGGAAGAAAATTTGGGGAAAATCAAGTTGCCGCAGTCTTTTATTCCGAGAACAAGTTTGCCGAAGGTAACTATGATGACTAA
- the LOC121975260 gene encoding splicing factor U2af large subunit B-like isoform X5, with protein sequence MFAIGGNTAGPGDAVVNVYINHEKKFAFVEMRSVEEASNAMALDGIIFEGAPVKVRRPSDYNPSLAAALGPSQPNPNLNLAAVGLTPGSAGGLEGPDRIFVGGLPYYFTEVQVRELLESFGPLRGFDLVKDRETGNSKGYAFCVYQDLSVTDIACAALNGIKMGDKTLTVRRANQGTVQPRPEHESVLLQAQQQVALQKLVYQVGSLPTKVICLTHVLAPDELGNDDEYEYIMEDMRVEGGKYGKLVNVVIPRPGQNGEPTPGVGKVFLEYEDVDGSAKARQGLHGRKFGENQVAAVFYSENKFAEGNYDD encoded by the exons ATGTTTGCTATTGGAGGGAACACAGCTGGTCCAG GTGATGCCGTTGTCAATGTGTATATCAACCACGAGAAGAAATTTGCATTTGTAGAAATGAGGTCTGTTGAAGAAGCGAGCAATGCAATGGCATTGGATGGCATTATTTTTGAG GGTGCCCCAGTGAAGGTCAGAAGGCCAAGTGATTATAACCCTTCCCTTGCAGCTGCACTTGGTCCAAGCCAACCTAATCCTAATCTTAATCTTGCTGCAGTAGGACTGACACCTGGCTCTGCTGGTGGACTTGAGGGACCTGATCGCATTTTTGTAGGAGGACTTCCATACTATTTCACGGAAGTGCAAGTTAGAGAATTGCTTGAGTCCTTTGGGCCTCTCCGTGGTTTTGATCTTGTGAAGGACAGGGAAACTGGCAATTCAAAAGGATATGCATTCTGTGTCTACCAAGACTTATCTGTCACTGATATTGCATGTGCAGCTCTTAATGGTATCAAAATGGGTGATAAAACCCTTACTGTAAGGCGTGCTAACCAAGGTACTGTGCAGCCAAGACCAGAACACGAAAGTGTACTGCTACAAGCACAACAACAAGTGGCATTGCAG AAACTTGTTTACCAGGTTGGATCTCTTCCTACAAAGGTGATATGCTTAACTCATGTGCTTGCTCCAGATGAACTTGGAAACGACGATGAATATGAATACATAATGGAAGACATGAGGGTAGAAGGTGGAAAATACg GTAAGTTGGTCAACGTTGTAATCCCACGTCCTGGACAAAATGGAGAACCAACCCCTGGCGTTGGAAAG GTATTTTTGGAGTATGAGGATGTTGATGGGTCTGCCAAAGCCAGGCAAGGATTGCATGGAAGAAAATTTGGGGAAAATCAAGTTGCCGCAGTCTTTTATTCCGAGAACAAGTTTGCCGAAGGTAACTATGATGACTAA
- the LOC121975290 gene encoding UDP-rhamnose/UDP-galactose transporter 2-like, with protein sequence MDAGKKKPMVSDAGAWAMNVVSAVGLIMANKQLMSDNGYAFSFATTLTGFHFIVTALVGWISNVTGLSTSKHVPLWELLWFSIVANMSITGMNLSLMLNSVGFYQISKLSIIPVVCFMEFFLHSTHYSSRVIVAVTVVALGVGICTVTDVEIKVKGLVCACVAVFCTSLQQITIGSFQKKYDIGSFELLSKTAPIQALSLLLSGPFADYYLNGHSIFKYHYSVGALLFILVSCILAVFCNTSQYLCIGRFSATSFQVLGHMKTVCVLILGWLLFDSALTLKNILGMLLAVLGMLFYSWAVEHEKKVKLASDIGIENTSEEEDTILLGKKSGIDKDDIELPRSES encoded by the exons ATGGATGCGGGGAAGAAGAAGCCCATGGTGTCGGATGCGGGGGCTTGGGCGATGAACGTGGTCAGCGCCGTCGGCCTTATCATGGCCAACAAGCAGCTCATGTCTGACAATGGCTATGCTTTCTCCTTCG CAACCACTCTAACGGGGTTCCACTTTATTGTGACGGCCCTTGTTGGTTGGATTTCAAATGTAACAGGGTTATCGACCTCCAAGCATGTCCCTTTATGGGAGCTCTTGTGGTTCTCCATTGTTGCTAATATGTCAATTACTGGGATGAATCTTAGCCTCATGTTGAATTCCGTTGGATTTTATCAG ATATCTAAGTTGAGCATAATACCAGTGGTATGCTTCATGGAATTTTTCTTGCATAGTACGCACTACTCGTCTAGGGTGATAGTGGCTGTTACAGTTGTGGCATTGGGTGTTGGTATCTGTACAGTCACTGATGTAGAGATCAAAGTGAAGGGCTTGGTTTGTGCCTGTGTAGCAGTATTCTGCACATCATTGCAGCAGATT acaaTTGGGTCATTTCAGAAAAAATATGACATTGGTTCTTTTGAGCTTCTAAGTAAAACTGCACCAATTCAGGctctctctcttctcctctctggTCCATTTGCAGATTACTATCTAAATGGTCACTCGATCTTCAAGTACCATTATTCTGTTGGAGCATTA CTTTTCATACTTGTTTCATGTATCCTGGCTGTCTTCTGCAATACCAGTCAATACCTCTGCATTGGTCGATTCTCTGCAACGTCATTCCAGGTCTTAGGGCACATGAAAACTGTGTGCGTGTTGATTCTCGGATGGCTGCTCTTTGACTCAGCTCTGACCCTGAAGAACATTCTGGGGATGTTACTTGCGGTGCTCGGCATGCTGTTTTACAGTTGGGCAGTGGAACATGAGAAAAAAGTTAAGCTGGCGTCAGATATCGGGATCGAGAACACATCGGAAGAGGAAGACACGATACTTTTGGGCAAGAAAAGTGGTATTGATAAGGATGATATCGAGCTTCCTCGTTCAGAGAGCTAA
- the LOC121975260 gene encoding splicing factor U2af large subunit A-like isoform X2, which translates to MEGAPITNRHLSTTAASPPLPCPRSLHWEAAGGETPWRRRRRRNGEIQPKGVVNMAQYGERYEGNCDGYNGYAADSPQAKGNSFENSVDPRSKYDFHEHERTSSRRKDSDIERVREKTRERSKDRERPREREKNRELVRDRDLDRYHREHKDRSEKRERGRDRSDDRDRLHSRDYDRHKDYERDRDGHRRYRLRSLSKSRSTRRSRSRSLSTSKRISGFDITPPAASLLPDATAAGQLSGATPVIPGIFPNMFPLAAGQIPTFPMMPVQAMTQQATRHARRVYVGGLPPSANEQSVAIFFSQVMFAIGGNTAGPGDAVVNVYINHEKKFAFVEMRSVEEASNAMALDGIIFEGAPVKVRRPSDYNPSLAAALGPSQPNPNLNLAAVGLTPGSAGGLEGPDRIFVGGLPYYFTEVQVRELLESFGPLRGFDLVKDRETGNSKGYAFCVYQDLSVTDIACAALNGIKMGDKTLTVRRANQGTVQPRPEHESVLLQAQQQVALQKLVYQVGSLPTKVICLTHVLAPDELGNDDEYEYIMEDMRVEGGKYGKLVNVVIPRPGQNGEPTPGVGKVFLEYEDVDGSAKARQGLHGRKFGENQVAAVFYSENKFAEGNYDD; encoded by the exons ATGGAGGGAGCCCCCATAACAAACCGCCACCTCTCGACCACTGCTGCGAGCCCTCCTCTTCCCTGCCCTAGAAGCTTACATTGGGAAGCGGCCGGGGGAGAGACGCCgtggagaaggaggaggaggagaaacgGAGAGATCCAGCCTAAAGGAGTGGTGAATATGGCGCAGTACGGAGAGAGATACGAAGGCAACTGCGATGGGTACAATGGATACGCCGCCGATTCCCCTCAGGCGAAGGGAAACAGTTTCGAGAACTCAGTGGATCCCAGATCTAAG TATGATTTTCACGAACATGAAAGAACATCGTCAAGAAGAAAAGACAGCGATATCGAGAGAGTCAGGGAGAAAACTAGGGAGCGTAGCAAGGATAGAGAAAGAccaagagaaagagaaaaaaacaGGGAGCTTGTTCGAGACAGGGATCTGGATCGTTACCACAGAGAGCACAAGGACAGAAGTGAAAAAAGGGAACGTGGTCGAGATAGATCTGATGACCGTGATCGTCTCCATAGCCGAGACTATGATAG GCATAAAGATTATGAGAGAGACAGAGATGGGCATCGTAGATATCGATTGCGATCTCTGTCAAAAAGCAGATCTACTAGGAGATCAAGATCTCGTTCACTATCAACGAG CAAACGCATCAGTGGTTTTGACATTACCCCACCAGCTGCTTCTCTTCTACCTGATGCAACTGCTGCAG GTCAACTCTCTGGAGCCACTCCAGTCATTCCTGGAATCTTCCCAAACATGTTTCCTTTGGCAGCTGGACAG ATTCCAACTTTCCCTATGATGCCAGTGCAAGCCATGACTCAGCAG GCTACTCGTCATGCTCGCCGTGTATATGTTGGAGGCCTTCCTCCATCTGCTAATGAGCAG TCAGTTGCAATTTTCTTTAGCCAGGTTATGTTTGCTATTGGAGGGAACACAGCTGGTCCAG GTGATGCCGTTGTCAATGTGTATATCAACCACGAGAAGAAATTTGCATTTGTAGAAATGAGGTCTGTTGAAGAAGCGAGCAATGCAATGGCATTGGATGGCATTATTTTTGAG GGTGCCCCAGTGAAGGTCAGAAGGCCAAGTGATTATAACCCTTCCCTTGCAGCTGCACTTGGTCCAAGCCAACCTAATCCTAATCTTAATCTTGCTGCAGTAGGACTGACACCTGGCTCTGCTGGTGGACTTGAGGGACCTGATCGCATTTTTGTAGGAGGACTTCCATACTATTTCACGGAAGTGCAAGTTAGAGAATTGCTTGAGTCCTTTGGGCCTCTCCGTGGTTTTGATCTTGTGAAGGACAGGGAAACTGGCAATTCAAAAGGATATGCATTCTGTGTCTACCAAGACTTATCTGTCACTGATATTGCATGTGCAGCTCTTAATGGTATCAAAATGGGTGATAAAACCCTTACTGTAAGGCGTGCTAACCAAGGTACTGTGCAGCCAAGACCAGAACACGAAAGTGTACTGCTACAAGCACAACAACAAGTGGCATTGCAG AAACTTGTTTACCAGGTTGGATCTCTTCCTACAAAGGTGATATGCTTAACTCATGTGCTTGCTCCAGATGAACTTGGAAACGACGATGAATATGAATACATAATGGAAGACATGAGGGTAGAAGGTGGAAAATACg GTAAGTTGGTCAACGTTGTAATCCCACGTCCTGGACAAAATGGAGAACCAACCCCTGGCGTTGGAAAG GTATTTTTGGAGTATGAGGATGTTGATGGGTCTGCCAAAGCCAGGCAAGGATTGCATGGAAGAAAATTTGGGGAAAATCAAGTTGCCGCAGTCTTTTATTCCGAGAACAAGTTTGCCGAAGGTAACTATGATGACTAA
- the LOC121975300 gene encoding cysteine-rich and transmembrane domain-containing protein WIH2-like — protein sequence MSYYNQQPPSVGVPPPQGYPAEGHAANDAYPPPGYGGYAYPPPQQGYPPAGYPPPQGYPPAAYATEPPPQQQKQQSSSPSFVEGCLAVLCCCCVLEACF from the exons ATGAGCTACTACAACCAGCAGCCACCATCCGTCGGCGTCCCGCCGCCACAAG GATATCCGGCAGAAGGGCACGCCGCCAATGACGCCTATCCGCCGCCTGGGTACGGCGGCTACGCCTACCCTCCTCCTCAGCAAGGGTATCCGCCGGCCGGCTACCCTCCTCCACAGGGCTACCCGCCGGCAGCCTACGCCACCGAGCCACCGCCCCAGCAGCAGAAGCAGCAAAGCAGTAGCCCTTCCTTCGTCGAGGGATG CTTGGCGGTTCTCTGTTGCTGCTGCGTTTTGGAGGCTTGCTTTTGA
- the LOC122041292 gene encoding cytochrome b561 and DOMON domain-containing protein At4g12980-like, which produces MKLALGFVLILFLCSLHGRSTAQSCVDEAFSGNRSYSSCSSLPYLNASLHWTYHPSNASLDVAYRALQSSSGWVAWAINPTSSGMAGANAFLAFPNPTTGATTVFTTPISSTGLIPSDVADGNLTFAVYGREAEYSSAGGYYTIYASLELPGNDTQQNTVWQASTTFSDGVPYGHRFSGDNVLSLASLDFSVQGGGLTN; this is translated from the coding sequence ATGAAACTCGCTTTAGGATTCGTATTAATCCTGTTCTTGTGCTCGTTGCATGGGCGATCCACGGCCCAGAGCTGCGTCGACGAGGCGTTCTCCGGCAACAGGAGTTACAGCTCCTGCAGCTCCCTCCCCTACCTCAACGCCTCCCTCCACTGGACCTACCACCCTTCCAATGCCAGTCTCGACGTCGCCTACCGCGCGCTCCAGTCCTCCTCCGGCTGGGTGGCGTGGGCCATCAACCCCACCAGCAGCGGCATGGCCGGCGCCAACGCCTTCTTAGCTTTCCCCAACCCCACCACCGGCGCCACCACCGTGTTCACCACTCCAATCTCCAGCACCGGTCTCATCCCCAGCGACGTCGCGGACGGGAACTTGACCTTCGCTGTGTACGGCCGGGAGGCGGAGTACTCGAGCGCCGGCGGGTACTACACCATCTACGCCTCATTGGAGCTGCCGGGGAATGACACGCAGCAGAACACGGTGTGGCAGGCGTCGACGACGTTCTCCGACGGCGTGCCTTATGGCCACCGTTTTAGTGGGGATAACGTGTTGTCCTTAGCCTCCTTGGATTTTTCGGTTCAGGGAGGCGGCTTGACTAATTGA
- the LOC121975260 gene encoding splicing factor U2af large subunit A-like isoform X1, whose protein sequence is MEGAPITNRHLSTTAASPPLPCPRSLHWEAAGGETPWRRRRRRNGEIQPKGVVNMAQYGERYEGNCDGYNGYAADSPQAKGNSFENSVDPRSKYDFHEHERTSSRRKDSDIERVREKTRERSKDRERPREREKNRELVRDRDLDRYHREHKDRSEKRERGRDRSDDRDRLHSRDYDRHKDYERDRDGHRRYRLRSLSKSRSTRRSRSRSLSTSKRISGFDITPPAASLLPDATAAETQFLYTGQLSGATPVIPGIFPNMFPLAAGQIPTFPMMPVQAMTQQATRHARRVYVGGLPPSANEQSVAIFFSQVMFAIGGNTAGPGDAVVNVYINHEKKFAFVEMRSVEEASNAMALDGIIFEGAPVKVRRPSDYNPSLAAALGPSQPNPNLNLAAVGLTPGSAGGLEGPDRIFVGGLPYYFTEVQVRELLESFGPLRGFDLVKDRETGNSKGYAFCVYQDLSVTDIACAALNGIKMGDKTLTVRRANQGTVQPRPEHESVLLQAQQQVALQKLVYQVGSLPTKVICLTHVLAPDELGNDDEYEYIMEDMRVEGGKYGKLVNVVIPRPGQNGEPTPGVGKVFLEYEDVDGSAKARQGLHGRKFGENQVAAVFYSENKFAEGNYDD, encoded by the exons ATGGAGGGAGCCCCCATAACAAACCGCCACCTCTCGACCACTGCTGCGAGCCCTCCTCTTCCCTGCCCTAGAAGCTTACATTGGGAAGCGGCCGGGGGAGAGACGCCgtggagaaggaggaggaggagaaacgGAGAGATCCAGCCTAAAGGAGTGGTGAATATGGCGCAGTACGGAGAGAGATACGAAGGCAACTGCGATGGGTACAATGGATACGCCGCCGATTCCCCTCAGGCGAAGGGAAACAGTTTCGAGAACTCAGTGGATCCCAGATCTAAG TATGATTTTCACGAACATGAAAGAACATCGTCAAGAAGAAAAGACAGCGATATCGAGAGAGTCAGGGAGAAAACTAGGGAGCGTAGCAAGGATAGAGAAAGAccaagagaaagagaaaaaaacaGGGAGCTTGTTCGAGACAGGGATCTGGATCGTTACCACAGAGAGCACAAGGACAGAAGTGAAAAAAGGGAACGTGGTCGAGATAGATCTGATGACCGTGATCGTCTCCATAGCCGAGACTATGATAG GCATAAAGATTATGAGAGAGACAGAGATGGGCATCGTAGATATCGATTGCGATCTCTGTCAAAAAGCAGATCTACTAGGAGATCAAGATCTCGTTCACTATCAACGAG CAAACGCATCAGTGGTTTTGACATTACCCCACCAGCTGCTTCTCTTCTACCTGATGCAACTGCTGCAG AAACTCAGTTTCTCTACACAGGTCAACTCTCTGGAGCCACTCCAGTCATTCCTGGAATCTTCCCAAACATGTTTCCTTTGGCAGCTGGACAG ATTCCAACTTTCCCTATGATGCCAGTGCAAGCCATGACTCAGCAG GCTACTCGTCATGCTCGCCGTGTATATGTTGGAGGCCTTCCTCCATCTGCTAATGAGCAG TCAGTTGCAATTTTCTTTAGCCAGGTTATGTTTGCTATTGGAGGGAACACAGCTGGTCCAG GTGATGCCGTTGTCAATGTGTATATCAACCACGAGAAGAAATTTGCATTTGTAGAAATGAGGTCTGTTGAAGAAGCGAGCAATGCAATGGCATTGGATGGCATTATTTTTGAG GGTGCCCCAGTGAAGGTCAGAAGGCCAAGTGATTATAACCCTTCCCTTGCAGCTGCACTTGGTCCAAGCCAACCTAATCCTAATCTTAATCTTGCTGCAGTAGGACTGACACCTGGCTCTGCTGGTGGACTTGAGGGACCTGATCGCATTTTTGTAGGAGGACTTCCATACTATTTCACGGAAGTGCAAGTTAGAGAATTGCTTGAGTCCTTTGGGCCTCTCCGTGGTTTTGATCTTGTGAAGGACAGGGAAACTGGCAATTCAAAAGGATATGCATTCTGTGTCTACCAAGACTTATCTGTCACTGATATTGCATGTGCAGCTCTTAATGGTATCAAAATGGGTGATAAAACCCTTACTGTAAGGCGTGCTAACCAAGGTACTGTGCAGCCAAGACCAGAACACGAAAGTGTACTGCTACAAGCACAACAACAAGTGGCATTGCAG AAACTTGTTTACCAGGTTGGATCTCTTCCTACAAAGGTGATATGCTTAACTCATGTGCTTGCTCCAGATGAACTTGGAAACGACGATGAATATGAATACATAATGGAAGACATGAGGGTAGAAGGTGGAAAATACg GTAAGTTGGTCAACGTTGTAATCCCACGTCCTGGACAAAATGGAGAACCAACCCCTGGCGTTGGAAAG GTATTTTTGGAGTATGAGGATGTTGATGGGTCTGCCAAAGCCAGGCAAGGATTGCATGGAAGAAAATTTGGGGAAAATCAAGTTGCCGCAGTCTTTTATTCCGAGAACAAGTTTGCCGAAGGTAACTATGATGACTAA